The genomic window TGCTGCGGCTGGCCATCGATTCGATCGTGGTGACCGACGCGACCGGCGCCGAGGCCGTCGGGGTGCGCGACCTGCTCGCGGCCCGGCCCGACCCGTTCTGCGAGGTCGAGTCGAGCCTGCTGTGGCACCTGGACAACGCTCACGCCGACGTGGTCGCGCGGCTGGTCTCCCGGCTGCCCGCCCAACTGCGCCGCGGACGGGTCCGGCCGCTAGGCCTTGACCGGTACGGCCTGCGGTTCCGCGTCGAGGGCGACGAGGGCGATCACGACATTCGGCTGCCGTTCCACAAGCCGGTGGACGACATGACGGGCCTGAGTCAGGCGATCCGGGTGCTGATGGGCTGCCCCTTCATCAACGGTCTGCGCGCGCGGCGCTGAGCACCGCCTTCGCGTTGCCCTCCGGCCCCGCCGAGGTCAACACCGCGTTCGCGCTGGACGGCGCATCGCTGTTGGTCCAGACGGTCGAGCTGGCCACCGGTTTACGCCTGGACCATTGCGCCGAAATCGGCTTCGGCGGGTTCGCGGCTGTGGTGGACGCCCTCGGCGGGGTGACCGCGTGCCCGACCACCGCGTGCCCGACCACCGCGGTCGACGACCCGCTGGCCGGCGTCGATCTGCCGGCCGGATGCCAGCGGCTGGGCGGCCGCGACGCGCTCGGCTACGTCAGGAGCCGGGACACCCCTCGCGCCGACCTCGACCGGATGGTCAACCAACGGCAGTTCGTGTCGGCGCTGCTGCATCGTGCCGGCAGCCCGGGGGTACGGCTGAATCCCTGGCGCTGGTACTCCGTGCCGCGTGCGGCGGCCGGCGCGGTGACCGTTGACCAGAGTGCCCACGCGTGGAACCTGGCGCAGCTCGGCTGGGCGCTGCACGGGCCGACCACCACGCTAACGGTGCCGATCGGTGCGTTCGCCGGCAGCGACGCGGGCTCGGTGGTGGTGTGGGACGACGAGGCGGCGGGCAAGATGTTCACCGCGCTGGGGTCCGACGCCCCGGTACCGACCAGTCTCGGCGGGCAGCAGTAGCAACGGACTAGCCGCGGCCGTCGATCGTGCGAGCGTTGTGCAGCCACGCGCGGGTGCGGCCCGGATGGTTGGTGGCGATCCACGCCACCCCGACATCGCGGCAGAAGTCGATGTCGTCGTACTCGTCGATGGTCCAGCAGTAGACGGACCGGCCCTGGGCTAGTGCGCGGTCGACCAGTTGCGGATAGTCGCGCAACGCCGCCACCGACGGTCCGACGGCGGTCGCCCCGATGGCGGTGGCGGCACTGCTGGCCAGATACCGCGCGGTCCGGCCGAGCAGCACGGTCGGCAGCAGCGGCGCCGCCCGCCGGATCCGCCAGACCGCGGCCGCCGAAAATGACATCACCACCGCCCGCGAGCGATCGGCGGAGGCCGGCGAGGCGATGCCGAAGCGATGCAGCAGGGCCAGCACCTTGTTTTCGACCAGCGAGCCGTAGCGAACCGGATGCTTGGTCTCGATGAAGATCTTCACCGGTCGCTGCCAGTCCAGGACGAGGGAAAGCAGGGCGTCCAGGGTCAGCAGGCTGGTGTCGCCGTGCGCGCCGTCCGGCCGCCAGCTGCCGTGCCACGCGCCGTAGTCGAGTTCACGCAATTCGGCCAGCGTCATCGTGCTGACCAACCCGGCCCCGCTCGACGTCCGTTCCAGCCGGCGGTCGTGCACGCACACCAGGTGGCCGTCGCGAGTCAGCCGGACGTCGCACTCCACACCGTCGGCGCCCTCTTTGAGTGCGAGATCGTAAGCGGCGAGCGTGTGTTCGGGCCGATCAGCTGAGGCGCCGCGGTGGGCAACGACAAAAGGGTGCCCGCCGAGCACCTCGTCGGCCCACGTCATACCCCTATGCTGCCGGTTCCTGCCCCTCCAGCTCAACCGGACCGGCCGGAGCGGGAGGTGCCGGTTCCTCCGGGCTGACCACGACCCAGCGATGCGCGGGCCGTTCGACCGGCTTGCGGACGAAGGCTTCGAAGACCCGGGCGACCGCGGCCACGGTGACTGCGGCCAGCAGGTATGCGAACACCATCAGGGCGGTGTTGTCAGCGATGCCTTGGGCGTCGGTGGCGAAGCTGGTGATCATGGCGGTGATCGAGGCCAGATAGCTGAACACCCACGCGACCCAGCACTGGATGATCGGTCGCCGCAGTCGCGCGTAGTGCGCCTCCAGTGCCGCCAACTCGATGACAAACACCGGCGCCCAGAGCAGATTGACGAACGGCACCGCGCATCCGGCCCACAGCGCCTGGGCGGAGCGCTGCTCGGGCAGTCCGTGATGCGCGAAGACGGCGGCCCGCCGGGCGACCAGCCACTGGATCATCAGCACACCCGCGGCGATCACCGAGGTAGCCGCCGCGACACTGGCCAGCACCCCGAGCCAATCCGCCACGATGGCCACCCAGGTCGGAAGCAGGGTGGTCCGGTTGATGACCAGCAGCACGTACCGCGCCACATAGACCAGGGCCGCGAAGCTCAGCACCAGCACGCTGACGAACATGGCCAGGCGCGCCGCCGCCGGTGCCGGCCCGGGGCGCGCCGAAACGTCGGCGGCGCCGTCTTGCTGATCGACGCGGTCCACCAGGCCCCAACGCGGGATCACCGCATACCGGGGGGTGGGGCCCAACGGCCGGTGGCCGCGCCGCGCGGGCGGCGGGGCGCCGGGGCGCACCGCTATCCACCGAAAGCCCGGCGGCAGCTGGGGCGGGGTGCGCTGCCAGGCCGGGGGCGCGGCGGCTGGCTGCTGCGTACTCCACCGCGGGTCGGCTGCCGGCGCGTCTGCCAGAGGTGCCAGCAACGCCCCGCGACAGCGTGGGCACCACTCGCGGCGCCGATCGCGCACGTTCCACCGAGTGCCGCATTGGGAGCACACTTGGATCACCGGACCAGCGTAGCCCCGGCTCTCGGACCGGCCATCGGAACACGGCCCGCCGGCTCCGGTTGCGGCGCCCGGGAATTCGCACTCGAACCGCCCGGCGATCTGGCGGACCCGCCCGGCCGGCGAGCGGTCCGCCGATCGCGCACACCGACGACGCGTTTGGGACCTTCCCGGCCATCGGTCGCCAGCTCCAACAATTGACTATGGCTATCCACAGTTTCCACAGGTTTATCCACAATGGGATAACGGGTAAGGGAACCATTAATACTGGGTCTAACGATGAGCCGTGCCGCGTTGTGGATAACGCGCCGGCCAGTTGTCGTCGTCGTGGAAGGCCTGCGCCGGCTACCCAATCGAAATGGTTTGCCGCACTAAGCACCCGACGCCACGTCGGTCCCGTTGGGCGCGCACCGCCCCCGGCTCGGCTGCGCCCACCCCCGACTTCCGACAAATTCGCAGCTCACAGGCCAATTCCTGGGATTATTTTTCAACGTGATCACAACGCGTTATGATCGCCATCACGAAAAGCCGTTGTGACTCACCTCACTGCGGCGCGGTGGACGGCAGGTGAAAGGCGCTTGATGGCGACGCATTCTTTCGGTCCGGGTTCGCAGGCCTCGAACTCGTATTCCGGCTCGCCCGCCTGGAACCAGAGTTACAGCATCGCCGCACTACGTGCCGGCCTCATCGCCCTCGCGCTGCTTGGCGTTCTTGCGCTCATCGTCTTGTCTTGAAATCACCCCGACGGGGTATTCGGTCAAGCGGCGTCCGGCAATCGTTCTTGCGGCACGCGCGATCATGGAGCAGGGTTGATAGCGTCAGGCTGCCGCGTGGCCGACCACGTGCGAACGCTCGTCAGGCGATCACCACCGATCATCGAAGAAAGGAATGCCGTGGCTGAATACACCCTGCCCGATTTGGACTGGGACTACGCAGCGCTGGAACCGCACATTTCCGGGCAGATCAACGAGATCCACCACACCAAGCACCACGCCACCTACGTCAAAGGCCTCAACGACGCGGTGGCCAAGCTGGAGGAAGCCCGGGCCAACGGCGACCACTCCGCGATCTTCCTGAACGAGAAGAACCTGGCCTTCCACCTGGGCGGCCACGTCAACCACAGCATCTGGTGGAAGAACCTGTCGCCGGACGGCGGCGACAAGCCCACCGGCGCCCTGGGCGCCGCGATCGACGAGCAGTTCGGATCGTTCGACAAGTTCCAGGCTCAGTTCAGCGCTGCCGCCAACGGTTTGCAGGGATCGGGTTGGGCGGTGCTGGGTTACGACAGCCTCGGCGACCGGCTGTTGACCTTCCAGCTCTACGACCAGCAGGCCAACGTCCCGCTCGGCATCATTCCGTTGCTCCAGGTCGACATGTGGGAGCACGCCTTCTACCTGCAGTACAAAAACGTCAAGGCGGACTACGTCAAGGCGTTCTGGAATGTCGTCAACTGGCCGGACGTCCAGTCACGATATGAAGCCGCGACGTCGAAAACCAACGGTCTGATTTTCGGCTGACCCCCGACCGGCGAAGGCAGGGGCGCCACGGAATATCCGTGGCGCCCCTGCCTTTTTTGCGCGCCTTTGGCGGGGGCCAAGAATGCCCGCGCCAACCGGCCGTGTCGAGTTGCACCGCACCTAACCCGCAGGCATCCTTAATTATTCGAGCTACCAGCGTGGTTATTTCGAAACTCACGTCACGGGGAGGTCGAGATGGAAGCAGCATCGGGTCGGCCGATCGGGGTTGCCCCCTTTCATTCCCGTGGTGCCCTGAAAGGGTTCGTGATCTCCGGGCGCTGGCCGG from Mycobacterium shigaense includes these protein-coding regions:
- a CDS encoding superoxide dismutase: MAEYTLPDLDWDYAALEPHISGQINEIHHTKHHATYVKGLNDAVAKLEEARANGDHSAIFLNEKNLAFHLGGHVNHSIWWKNLSPDGGDKPTGALGAAIDEQFGSFDKFQAQFSAAANGLQGSGWAVLGYDSLGDRLLTFQLYDQQANVPLGIIPLLQVDMWEHAFYLQYKNVKADYVKAFWNVVNWPDVQSRYEAATSKTNGLIFG
- a CDS encoding glycerophosphodiester phosphodiesterase, yielding MTWADEVLGGHPFVVAHRGASADRPEHTLAAYDLALKEGADGVECDVRLTRDGHLVCVHDRRLERTSSGAGLVSTMTLAELRELDYGAWHGSWRPDGAHGDTSLLTLDALLSLVLDWQRPVKIFIETKHPVRYGSLVENKVLALLHRFGIASPASADRSRAVVMSFSAAAVWRIRRAAPLLPTVLLGRTARYLASSAATAIGATAVGPSVAALRDYPQLVDRALAQGRSVYCWTIDEYDDIDFCRDVGVAWIATNHPGRTRAWLHNARTIDGRG
- a CDS encoding DUF4328 domain-containing protein — encoded protein: MIQVCSQCGTRWNVRDRRREWCPRCRGALLAPLADAPAADPRWSTQQPAAAPPAWQRTPPQLPPGFRWIAVRPGAPPPARRGHRPLGPTPRYAVIPRWGLVDRVDQQDGAADVSARPGPAPAAARLAMFVSVLVLSFAALVYVARYVLLVINRTTLLPTWVAIVADWLGVLASVAAATSVIAAGVLMIQWLVARRAAVFAHHGLPEQRSAQALWAGCAVPFVNLLWAPVFVIELAALEAHYARLRRPIIQCWVAWVFSYLASITAMITSFATDAQGIADNTALMVFAYLLAAVTVAAVARVFEAFVRKPVERPAHRWVVVSPEEPAPPAPAGPVELEGQEPAA